A DNA window from Danio aesculapii chromosome 1, fDanAes4.1, whole genome shotgun sequence contains the following coding sequences:
- the LOC130226514 gene encoding galactose-specific lectin nattectin-like, whose protein sequence is MYSLTVKVIGSSQFKSSCISYLLLTLLFGSGNSLTMERDFHAGLMNATVQCHMPKACDVPGFKDWFKVGLHCVKYFNNTLNFTEAEFSCIDSTRGAHLASVHNASDNNHLLCIVKKFNPTNRRVWIGGFRLLQSHRFLWLDGSAWNYDEWVPGEPNHNFTNEECVELNWKEHGKWNDKSCFVEKSYICAFEAKRIVKEE, encoded by the exons atgtattcactgacagtcaaggtGATTGGAAGTTCCCAG tttaaatcaAGCTGTATTAGCTATCTGCTGTTGACTCTTCTGTTTGGGAGTGGCAACAGCTTAACAATGGAGAGAG ATTTTCATGCTGGACTTATGAACGCCACTGTGCAGTGTCATATGCCCAAAGCATGTGACGTGCCTGGATTCAAGGACTGGTTTAAAGTGGGCCTTCACTGTGTCAAATACTTTAACAATACTCTCAACTTCACTGAAGCCGAG TTCAGCTGTATTGATAGCACACGTGGTGCACATCTGGCATCAGTGCATAATGCCAGCGATAATAATCACTTGCTCTGCATTGTGAAAAAATTTAATCCAACAAATCGGCGAGTCTGGATTGGAGGCTTTCGACTTTTACag AGTCATAGATTTCTGTGGCTTGATGGATCTGCATGGAATTATGATGAATGGGTACCTGGTGAGCCCAACCACAACTTTACTAACGAGGAATGTGTGGAGTTGAACTGGAAAG AACATGGCAAGTGGAACGACAAATCTTGTTTTGTCGAGAAGAGCTACATCTGTGCCTTCGAGGCGAAGCGCATTGTGAAAGAAGAGTAG